From a region of the Bradyrhizobium diazoefficiens genome:
- a CDS encoding DUF3772 domain-containing protein — protein sequence MLRAIFLLSFLVVIPWTALEAATPAPAPAGDAASPPAAPAGTPAAPAAAAREDKLPSVPAPQFPSEQEKLDDWKATLDRAETVLRSSAISDTTLSYMRDRAAEVQSGARDLIAAVTPALNTAIARAAELAPNPKSAPPQSDSVLLERAKLQAEIAARQSIIQQAKLLSVRAQQTLDAISEHRRAAFADSVLRRSDSLLSPAFWGAVAAGLPSTNGRLADLVANWARLLASQPLRAASGLLIVAIVLVAFFVSPWRRWQARWTARDAEVDPSPLRKTGAAATIVLAGTAIPGVALLVAYQSLMALGILPRGLDLIVRALFLGTTFASFFVSLTNAVLASKRPSWRLIGLPDEAVEGLVSLATGIGLAIVVGMTLDATNRAVFSPPELTVASQGLIAIVIALLFMVALRTTAGAENDDEADETTAAQRSAWRLLIPLGWVVAAAAVIAPLGGYVAFGRFASGELVMVTTVLMSFFLLSQFADAVIAATFGFHGWAGRLLRQMTGLRNGSVRQIAAVLYGLVQLLLVAMAAFVILARWGINTDDIFDTLSAAFFSFSIGHFNISLSAIFGALVVLLFGVVATRTIQQWLESRFLPATTLDIGIRSSIRTGVGYLGVIIAAFIALSYVGLNLQNIAIVAGALSVGIGFGLQSIINNFVSGIILLVERPIKVGDRIEVGTRMGVVKRINVRATEIVTYDNLSVIVPNAELISGQVVNWMHGSFSARLSVTVGAGYDSDPDRVIAILLEIAAANPRALKVPEPFAILSNFGADALEFMVFFHVANIGIDAGAANEVRLEILKRFRKEGIEIPFAQRDLHLRDLDRIEALIREASSSAGKRARHAGGADARIKQAGKE from the coding sequence ATGCTGCGCGCGATCTTCCTGCTGTCCTTTCTTGTCGTCATTCCCTGGACGGCTCTCGAAGCCGCAACGCCTGCACCCGCGCCGGCCGGTGACGCGGCAAGCCCGCCTGCGGCGCCGGCCGGAACGCCCGCCGCGCCCGCAGCGGCGGCGCGCGAGGACAAGCTGCCGTCGGTGCCGGCTCCGCAATTTCCAAGCGAGCAGGAGAAACTCGACGACTGGAAGGCGACGCTGGACCGCGCCGAAACGGTGCTTCGCTCCAGCGCCATTTCCGACACGACGCTGAGCTACATGCGCGATCGGGCGGCCGAGGTACAAAGCGGCGCGCGGGATCTGATCGCCGCCGTCACGCCGGCGCTCAACACGGCCATTGCTCGCGCTGCCGAGCTTGCACCCAACCCGAAATCGGCGCCGCCGCAGTCCGACTCCGTCCTGCTCGAGCGCGCCAAGCTGCAGGCGGAAATTGCCGCGCGTCAGAGCATCATCCAGCAGGCCAAGCTCTTGAGCGTACGGGCACAGCAAACGCTCGATGCGATTTCCGAACATCGCCGTGCGGCATTCGCCGATTCCGTGCTTCGTCGTTCCGACAGCCTGCTCAGCCCCGCCTTCTGGGGGGCTGTGGCCGCCGGACTGCCATCAACGAACGGCCGGCTGGCCGACCTCGTCGCCAATTGGGCAAGGCTGCTCGCCTCGCAGCCGCTTCGCGCGGCATCTGGCCTTCTGATCGTGGCCATCGTCCTGGTCGCATTTTTTGTTTCGCCGTGGCGACGCTGGCAGGCCCGATGGACAGCGCGGGATGCCGAGGTCGATCCCAGTCCGCTGCGCAAGACCGGTGCAGCAGCGACCATCGTGCTCGCCGGAACCGCGATTCCTGGCGTCGCATTGCTCGTGGCCTATCAGTCATTGATGGCCCTCGGCATCCTGCCGCGGGGACTGGACCTCATCGTCCGGGCACTGTTCCTCGGCACCACCTTCGCCTCGTTCTTCGTCAGCCTGACTAACGCGGTGCTGGCGTCCAAACGTCCGTCCTGGCGCCTGATCGGTTTGCCGGATGAGGCTGTCGAGGGTCTGGTCTCGCTGGCGACGGGGATCGGCCTTGCGATCGTGGTCGGCATGACGCTCGATGCGACAAACCGTGCGGTGTTTTCGCCGCCTGAACTGACCGTGGCGAGCCAGGGTCTGATCGCCATCGTCATTGCGCTGCTGTTCATGGTCGCGCTGCGCACGACGGCCGGCGCCGAGAACGACGACGAGGCGGATGAAACCACCGCTGCGCAGCGCTCGGCGTGGCGCCTGCTGATCCCGCTCGGTTGGGTCGTTGCGGCAGCCGCGGTGATCGCCCCGCTCGGCGGCTATGTCGCGTTCGGCCGCTTCGCTTCGGGCGAACTGGTGATGGTCACCACGGTGCTGATGAGCTTCTTCCTGCTCAGCCAGTTCGCGGACGCCGTCATCGCCGCGACCTTCGGTTTTCACGGCTGGGCCGGCCGCCTGCTGCGGCAGATGACGGGACTGCGCAACGGCTCGGTGCGTCAGATCGCCGCCGTGCTCTACGGCCTGGTGCAATTGCTGCTGGTGGCAATGGCGGCCTTCGTCATTCTCGCCAGATGGGGAATCAACACCGACGACATTTTCGACACTCTGTCCGCGGCGTTCTTCAGCTTCAGCATCGGCCATTTCAACATTTCGCTGTCGGCCATCTTCGGCGCGCTCGTCGTCCTGCTCTTTGGCGTGGTAGCGACGCGAACGATCCAGCAGTGGCTCGAATCGCGCTTCCTGCCGGCGACCACCCTCGATATCGGCATCCGCAGCTCGATCCGGACTGGCGTTGGCTATCTCGGCGTCATCATAGCGGCCTTCATCGCACTGTCCTATGTCGGCCTGAATCTTCAGAACATTGCGATCGTCGCCGGCGCCTTGTCCGTCGGCATCGGCTTCGGACTTCAATCCATCATCAACAATTTCGTTTCCGGTATCATCCTTCTGGTGGAGCGACCGATCAAGGTCGGCGACCGTATCGAGGTCGGTACCCGCATGGGCGTGGTGAAGCGGATCAACGTGCGTGCCACCGAGATCGTCACCTACGACAATCTCTCGGTGATCGTGCCCAACGCCGAACTGATCAGTGGGCAGGTCGTCAACTGGATGCACGGCAGTTTCTCGGCGCGCTTGTCGGTCACCGTCGGCGCGGGCTACGATTCCGATCCCGACCGGGTGATCGCCATCCTGCTCGAGATCGCGGCGGCCAACCCGCGGGCGTTGAAGGTGCCCGAGCCTTTTGCCATTCTGAGCAATTTCGGCGCCGATGCGCTGGAGTTCATGGTGTTCTTTCACGTCGCCAATATCGGTATCGATGCCGGCGCTGCCAACGAGGTGCGGCTCGAAATCCTCAAGCGGTTCCGCAAGGAGGGCATCGAGATCCCGTTTGCACAACGCGACCTTCACCTGCGCGACCTCGACAGGATCGAGGCTCTGATCCGCGAGGCCTCGTCAAGTGCCGGCAAGCGAGCCAGACACGCTGGCGGCGCCGACGCCAGGATCAAGCAGGCCGGCAAGGAGTAG
- a CDS encoding rhodanese-like domain-containing protein, with translation MATNVKQMLEAANAAVPKITSDEAAEMIKNGNTLIVDVRDAPEVAASGKIAGAVHVSRGMLEFRADPELPSHDKAFDRNKTVILYCASGGRSALAGKLLKDMGYQKVYNLGGFKDWTGAVEK, from the coding sequence ATGGCAACCAACGTCAAGCAGATGCTCGAAGCCGCGAACGCGGCGGTCCCCAAGATCACGTCGGACGAGGCCGCCGAGATGATCAAGAACGGCAACACGCTGATCGTCGACGTTCGCGACGCGCCGGAGGTCGCCGCCAGCGGCAAGATCGCGGGGGCCGTGCATGTCTCGCGGGGGATGCTGGAGTTTCGCGCGGATCCGGAGTTGCCCTCCCACGACAAGGCGTTCGACCGGAACAAGACCGTGATCCTTTACTGCGCGTCCGGCGGCCGATCGGCACTGGCCGGCAAGTTGCTGAAGGATATGGGCTATCAGAAAGTCTATAACCTCGGCGGTTTCAAGGACTGGACGGGCGCCGTCGAGAAATAG
- a CDS encoding EAL domain-containing protein — protein sequence MGFFARLRDAFSVGDAADPLGRSLLVEQFRVLRKQVPVLYAVLLVNSISVGLVLPNTVSAWLRFALPAALLMACLFRLAQWLRLKKADFTAEEAYRELARVRLATVLISSGFVIWILALFMVVDPGLRASLALLLFMGCVGTAYCLGSFPPSSRLAMLIAGAPIATLLLLSGNGMLVSVGINLLVLLVLLARMINTNFRSFVKLVETHARLSEEGERARAAEHNATAFAERFDRALNNMSQGLCFFDDDQRLIVCNRQYLEVYDLDPKLVSPGMKLNDIVDLRYSVGSAPKMSKQDYLVWRNSVPVIAENSDTTVELTNGRIVRIRHRPMEGKGWVATHEDITERHRTEMALAEAKVAAEQAEAAARAAHTHLTEALDVVPEGLAVFDKEDRLVLWNHQYAEFYTVSRDALAAGAPFESILRAGLAMGQYPDAAGREQEWLTERLARHALPQYSHEQHLAGDRWVRVEERRTSDGGSIGVRIDITDLKRREASFRLLFEENPLPMWVVDARTRHLIAVNGAMCRHYGYSRQDLLAMSERQLAHGEQQEAERDCELHGTADGEMIEVVIESRPLVYEGQSAHVCVAFDVTERNRAQQRVNYLACHDALTELPNRAALDQHLGAAIERAEITEDGFAVLCIDLDHFKEINDRFGHAVGDAVLREASRRLQEAAQGSYVARMGGDEFIGIIDQSPLPATAELLATRMRAQFEQPIEADGHALKIDLCVGVALYPRDADNAVSLLANADAALYRAKHEGRGAIRLFTSAMDQQLRDRRALEHDLRDAVARGELYLEYQPQQHRDGTLMAYEALVRWRHPVRGTIPPGEFIPIAEQNGSIAQIDDWVLMEACREAASWDRPLRVAVNVSAAQFRRENLDGQVRRALRVSGLPAARLELEITEGVLIEDMPRAKRTMHSLKALGILIALDDFGTGYSSLSYLEAFPLDRIKIDRSFVASLGQSERSLAIVRAVIGLAHGLGVPVLAEGIETQAQMSLLVQEGCDEMQGYLIGRPGSLASSRWSKSAARRAVC from the coding sequence ATGGGCTTCTTCGCGCGGCTTCGTGACGCTTTCTCGGTGGGTGATGCGGCCGATCCGCTCGGCCGCTCGCTGCTCGTCGAGCAATTCCGGGTACTCCGGAAGCAGGTGCCGGTTCTCTACGCCGTGCTTCTGGTCAACAGTATCAGCGTAGGGCTGGTGCTTCCAAACACGGTATCGGCATGGCTGCGATTTGCCTTGCCGGCCGCTCTCCTGATGGCCTGCCTGTTTCGGCTGGCCCAGTGGCTCCGGCTGAAGAAGGCCGATTTCACCGCCGAGGAGGCATACCGGGAGCTTGCAAGGGTTCGTCTCGCCACGGTGCTGATCAGCTCCGGTTTCGTGATCTGGATCCTGGCGCTGTTCATGGTAGTCGATCCCGGCCTGCGCGCGTCGCTGGCGCTGCTCCTCTTCATGGGCTGCGTCGGGACCGCCTACTGCCTGGGCAGCTTCCCGCCGTCTTCCCGCCTGGCGATGCTGATTGCCGGCGCACCGATCGCCACGCTGCTGCTGCTCTCCGGCAATGGCATGCTGGTCTCGGTCGGGATCAATCTGCTGGTACTGCTCGTCCTGCTCGCCCGGATGATCAACACCAATTTCCGCTCGTTCGTGAAGCTGGTCGAGACTCACGCGAGGCTGTCCGAGGAGGGTGAGCGCGCGCGGGCCGCAGAGCACAACGCGACCGCGTTTGCGGAGCGCTTCGACAGGGCGCTCAACAACATGTCCCAGGGCCTTTGCTTCTTCGATGACGATCAGCGCCTGATCGTCTGCAACCGGCAGTATCTTGAGGTCTACGATCTGGATCCGAAACTGGTCTCGCCGGGCATGAAGCTGAACGACATCGTCGATCTCCGCTATTCGGTCGGCAGCGCTCCGAAGATGTCGAAGCAGGATTATCTGGTCTGGCGCAACAGCGTTCCGGTGATCGCCGAGAACTCGGATACGACCGTGGAACTGACCAACGGCCGGATCGTGCGGATCCGGCATCGCCCGATGGAGGGGAAGGGCTGGGTCGCGACCCACGAGGATATCACGGAGCGTCATCGAACCGAGATGGCTCTTGCGGAAGCCAAGGTCGCGGCCGAGCAGGCCGAAGCCGCCGCGCGCGCCGCTCACACCCATCTGACCGAAGCCCTCGACGTGGTCCCCGAAGGTCTTGCCGTCTTCGACAAGGAGGATCGGCTGGTTCTCTGGAATCATCAATACGCCGAGTTCTACACCGTGAGCCGGGACGCGCTTGCGGCCGGCGCGCCGTTCGAATCCATTCTTCGAGCCGGATTGGCCATGGGGCAGTACCCGGACGCCGCGGGACGGGAGCAGGAGTGGCTCACCGAGCGCCTCGCGCGCCACGCGCTGCCTCAATACTCGCACGAGCAGCATCTGGCGGGAGACCGGTGGGTTCGCGTCGAGGAACGACGCACCAGCGACGGAGGCAGTATCGGGGTCCGGATCGACATCACCGACCTCAAGCGCCGGGAAGCCTCTTTCCGGCTGCTGTTCGAAGAGAACCCGCTTCCGATGTGGGTGGTCGACGCGAGGACGCGCCACCTCATCGCCGTGAACGGTGCGATGTGCCGGCATTACGGCTATTCCCGCCAAGACCTCCTCGCCATGTCCGAACGTCAGCTCGCCCACGGTGAGCAACAAGAGGCCGAACGCGACTGCGAATTGCACGGGACCGCCGACGGCGAGATGATCGAGGTCGTCATCGAATCCCGGCCGCTCGTCTATGAGGGGCAGTCCGCCCATGTCTGCGTCGCCTTCGACGTGACGGAACGGAATCGGGCGCAGCAGAGAGTGAACTATCTTGCTTGTCACGACGCGCTCACGGAGCTGCCCAACCGGGCCGCTTTGGACCAGCATCTCGGCGCTGCGATCGAACGGGCGGAGATCACCGAGGATGGGTTCGCCGTGCTCTGCATCGATCTCGACCACTTCAAGGAGATCAACGACCGTTTCGGCCACGCCGTGGGCGACGCCGTGCTCCGCGAGGCATCGAGACGCCTGCAGGAAGCCGCGCAAGGATCCTACGTGGCGCGCATGGGCGGTGACGAATTCATCGGCATCATCGATCAGTCGCCGCTGCCGGCAACCGCGGAGCTGCTCGCCACGAGGATGCGAGCTCAATTCGAGCAGCCGATCGAGGCTGACGGCCATGCGCTGAAGATCGATCTCTGCGTCGGCGTCGCGCTGTATCCGCGAGACGCTGACAATGCCGTTTCGCTGCTGGCGAACGCGGATGCCGCGCTGTATCGCGCCAAGCACGAGGGCAGGGGAGCCATTCGCCTGTTCACGAGCGCGATGGACCAGCAGTTGCGCGACCGCCGTGCCCTCGAGCACGATCTGCGGGATGCCGTGGCGCGAGGCGAGCTCTATCTGGAGTACCAGCCGCAGCAGCATCGGGACGGCACGCTCATGGCCTACGAGGCGCTCGTGCGCTGGCGGCATCCGGTGCGCGGCACCATTCCTCCGGGAGAGTTCATTCCGATTGCGGAGCAAAACGGCTCCATTGCGCAGATCGACGATTGGGTCCTGATGGAGGCGTGCAGGGAGGCTGCGTCATGGGATCGGCCGCTCCGGGTGGCCGTCAACGTCTCGGCGGCGCAGTTTCGCCGGGAAAATCTCGACGGGCAGGTCCGCCGGGCGTTGCGGGTCAGCGGGCTTCCGGCCGCGCGTCTCGAACTCGAGATCACCGAAGGCGTTCTGATCGAGGACATGCCGCGCGCGAAGAGGACGATGCACTCGCTCAAGGCACTCGGCATCCTGATCGCGCTCGACGATTTCGGAACGGGATACTCGTCGCTGTCATACCTTGAAGCGTTTCCTCTGGACCGGATCAAGATCGATCGATCCTTTGTTGCCTCGCTCGGCCAGAGCGAGCGGTCGCTGGCCATCGTAAGGGCCGTGATCGGCCTCGCCCACGGGCTCGGGGTGCCGGTCCTCGCGGAAGGCATCGAGACGCAGGCTCAGATGTCGCTCCTCGTGCAGGAAGGCTGCGACGAGATGCAGGGATATTTGATCGGGCGGCCCGGGAGTCTCGCGTCCTCCAGGTGGAGCAAGAGCGCTGCCAGGCGAGCGGTTTGCTGA
- a CDS encoding sodium:proton antiporter gives MLSIMDVTAVLLTLSAVFGWLNHKFLPLSHSVGLLVMSVVTSLVLIGLDALLPGLHLLDQISDGMQRIDFSEIVVNGMLAFLLFAGSLHVDLATLRSRAVPVFLLAVFGTISSTGIVAVLFWSLAGLAGFPLPFAWALVFGALISPTDPVAVLSTLRNANVPKDLQVETEGEALFNDGVGIVLFTILLRFAASGEGISVSVPEIAELLLREAGGGILLGVLTGYLAYCAMRMIDDYAVEVLITVALVTGTYALASHLHVSGPLSMVAAGLLIGDRGPRYAMSERTQHYVFALWRVVDEILNSVLFLLIGLETLILRFDPRTLLFATAAVPIVLFARFVAVGVQPILFAWTRMLSWANAPFLTWAGVRGGISVALALSLPDNQAKPLILEATYAVVLFSIIIQGSTLGIVARRTVAAATKPEH, from the coding sequence GTGCTCTCCATCATGGACGTTACCGCCGTACTGCTGACGTTGTCGGCGGTGTTCGGCTGGCTCAACCACAAATTCCTCCCCTTGTCGCACAGCGTCGGATTGCTCGTGATGAGCGTCGTGACGTCGCTGGTGCTCATCGGGCTGGACGCCCTTTTGCCGGGCCTGCATCTGCTCGATCAGATTTCGGACGGCATGCAGCGGATCGATTTCTCGGAGATCGTGGTCAACGGGATGCTCGCTTTCCTGCTTTTCGCGGGCTCGCTGCACGTCGATCTTGCCACGCTGCGCAGCCGCGCCGTTCCCGTCTTTCTGCTCGCGGTGTTCGGTACGATCAGCTCCACCGGCATCGTCGCCGTTCTGTTCTGGAGCCTCGCCGGCCTGGCGGGTTTTCCCCTCCCCTTCGCCTGGGCGCTGGTGTTCGGCGCCCTGATCAGTCCTACCGATCCGGTCGCGGTGCTGAGCACCTTGCGCAACGCCAACGTGCCGAAGGATCTTCAGGTCGAGACTGAGGGCGAGGCGCTCTTCAACGACGGCGTCGGCATCGTGCTGTTCACCATCCTGCTGCGCTTCGCCGCGTCCGGGGAGGGCATCTCGGTGTCGGTGCCGGAAATCGCCGAACTGCTCCTGAGGGAGGCCGGCGGCGGCATCCTGCTCGGCGTTCTCACCGGCTATCTTGCCTACTGTGCGATGCGCATGATCGACGACTATGCGGTCGAAGTGCTGATCACCGTGGCGCTGGTGACCGGGACCTATGCCCTGGCCTCCCATCTGCACGTGAGCGGTCCACTGTCGATGGTCGCAGCCGGCCTTCTGATCGGCGATCGTGGTCCGCGATACGCCATGAGCGAACGGACCCAGCACTACGTGTTCGCTCTCTGGAGAGTCGTCGACGAGATCCTCAATTCGGTCCTGTTCCTGCTGATCGGCCTCGAAACCCTGATCCTGCGCTTCGACCCGCGGACGTTGCTTTTCGCCACGGCGGCCGTGCCGATCGTGCTCTTCGCAAGATTCGTCGCGGTCGGCGTGCAGCCGATCCTGTTTGCCTGGACCCGCATGCTCTCGTGGGCCAACGCGCCGTTCCTGACCTGGGCGGGCGTGCGCGGCGGCATATCGGTGGCGCTTGCGCTTTCCTTGCCGGACAACCAGGCGAAGCCGCTGATCCTCGAAGCGACCTACGCCGTCGTGCTGTTCAGCATCATTATTCAGGGCTCGACGCTCGGGATCGTGGCGAGGCGCACCGTCGCCGCGGCGACGAAACCGGAGCATTGA
- a CDS encoding adenylate/guanylate cyclase domain-containing protein → MPKFLRIGVHQSNVSGYTSKAWCVRRVGSVVFLKWGAVEVHGAGDGRKVYWTRLPQEKTVRCGTAQRAQDYAKAAIARRRSHRYEPLAGPIALRRRSAERSAEIKQALATILIVDIVRSTEKAAKLGDARWTKIMGHYYAAVRKELKSTRGKEVVTTGDGVLATFKAPASGIRCATAIQKAVRTLGLDIRVGLHAGEYSVSGGEMVGLAFHIGTRVAAKARAGEVLVSSAVKDLMAQSPIRFRDHGVHQLKGVPARWRLYRVED, encoded by the coding sequence ATGCCTAAATTCCTTCGCATAGGAGTCCATCAGTCGAACGTATCGGGTTACACGTCGAAGGCGTGGTGTGTTCGGCGGGTCGGATCGGTTGTATTCCTGAAGTGGGGCGCCGTTGAGGTCCATGGCGCTGGAGATGGGCGCAAGGTCTACTGGACGCGTCTGCCGCAGGAGAAGACGGTTCGCTGCGGCACGGCGCAGCGCGCCCAGGACTATGCCAAGGCCGCAATCGCCCGGCGCCGCAGCCATCGCTATGAACCGCTGGCCGGACCGATCGCGCTGCGGCGCCGATCCGCCGAGCGCAGCGCCGAGATCAAGCAGGCACTCGCCACCATCCTGATCGTCGATATCGTCCGCTCCACCGAAAAGGCGGCAAAGCTCGGCGATGCGCGTTGGACCAAGATCATGGGCCACTATTACGCGGCGGTGCGCAAGGAGTTGAAGAGCACGCGCGGCAAGGAAGTGGTGACGACCGGCGACGGCGTGCTGGCGACATTCAAGGCGCCGGCTTCCGGCATCCGTTGTGCGACCGCGATCCAAAAGGCGGTGCGCACGCTGGGGCTCGACATCAGGGTCGGGCTGCATGCGGGCGAGTACAGTGTGAGCGGGGGCGAGATGGTCGGTCTTGCCTTTCACATCGGCACGCGCGTCGCCGCCAAGGCGCGCGCCGGCGAAGTCCTGGTCTCGAGCGCGGTCAAGGACCTGATGGCGCAGTCGCCGATCCGCTTCAGGGATCACGGCGTTCACCAGCTCAAGGGCGTGCCGGCGCGATGGCGGCTGTACCGGGTGGAGGATTGA
- a CDS encoding adenylate/guanylate cyclase domain-containing protein, producing the protein MNAPDNNAPAQADSVVDWLTNGTRDERFIDDIFAQMCIRLQQAGIPLRRATLHVQINHPQWLGARMIWSDGMRGAEIARVDYDVRERSEYIGSPANEIHDGAAEVRERLEQESSLGRKHALYEEMRTLGLTDYVAWPLYHTLGKRHIVTFATDRPGGFDQAHVAALKEVLPVLALVSEIRIKNRLARTLLETYVGSHAGELILAGATRRGTGTTVRAAIMICDLRDFTKISDNWPRDDVIDLLNDYFDAMSEPIARHGGEILKFIGDGLLAIFPLQAPDACANLLHAVTEARQAMAALNARNSATSRAPLNYGIGVHVGDVMYGNIGSASRLDFTVIGPAVNMASRLEALTKQLGRTVLLSRDFAELVERNFELEHVGKHEVRGFSEPIELFAYQG; encoded by the coding sequence ATGAATGCGCCAGACAACAATGCCCCCGCGCAAGCGGACAGCGTCGTCGACTGGCTGACCAACGGCACGCGCGACGAGCGCTTTATCGACGACATCTTCGCGCAAATGTGCATCCGGCTCCAGCAGGCGGGCATTCCACTCAGGCGGGCGACGCTTCACGTCCAGATCAATCATCCGCAATGGCTCGGGGCCCGGATGATATGGTCGGACGGTATGCGAGGGGCCGAGATCGCGCGGGTCGATTACGACGTACGCGAGCGGTCCGAATATATCGGCAGCCCCGCCAACGAGATTCATGACGGTGCCGCCGAGGTGCGGGAGAGGCTTGAACAGGAATCGTCTCTCGGCCGCAAGCATGCTCTCTACGAAGAGATGCGGACGCTTGGCCTGACCGACTACGTCGCCTGGCCACTGTACCACACGCTCGGCAAGCGGCACATCGTCACCTTCGCCACCGATCGGCCCGGCGGTTTCGATCAGGCGCATGTCGCCGCTCTCAAAGAGGTCCTGCCGGTGCTGGCGCTGGTCAGCGAGATCCGCATCAAGAACCGCCTGGCGCGAACCCTGCTGGAGACCTATGTCGGCTCCCATGCCGGCGAGCTGATCCTGGCCGGCGCCACCAGGCGCGGCACCGGCACGACGGTGCGCGCCGCGATCATGATCTGCGACCTCAGAGACTTCACCAAGATTTCCGACAACTGGCCGCGCGACGACGTCATCGACCTGCTCAACGATTATTTCGACGCGATGTCGGAGCCGATCGCGCGGCACGGTGGCGAGATCCTGAAATTCATCGGCGACGGACTGCTCGCCATCTTTCCGCTTCAAGCGCCCGACGCCTGCGCAAACCTGCTCCATGCCGTAACCGAAGCCCGTCAGGCCATGGCGGCCTTGAACGCGCGAAACAGCGCGACCAGCCGCGCGCCGCTGAACTACGGCATCGGCGTCCATGTCGGCGACGTCATGTATGGCAACATCGGGTCGGCCAGCCGGCTCGACTTCACCGTGATCGGCCCTGCCGTCAACATGGCCTCTCGCCTCGAAGCCCTCACCAAGCAGCTGGGACGCACGGTGCTGCTGTCACGCGACTTTGCGGAGCTCGTGGAGCGGAACTTCGAGCTGGAGCACGTCGGCAAGCACGAAGTGCGCGGCTTCAGCGAGCCGATCGAGCTGTTTGCCTATCAAGGATGA
- a CDS encoding class I SAM-dependent methyltransferase — MSATDKVFAGSIPKIYDEYLVPLIFSVYADDIARRIAALAPSVLLEIAAGTGALTRAVAAALPRGIRYVATDLNEPMLAVAAQRQAEDDRITWRQADGMALPFGDAEFDAVCCQFGAMFFPERTKAYAEVRRVLKGDGTFVFNVWDRIEDNVLTHEATVALGKLFPDDPPRFMVRTPHGYYDKTVIRTDLERAGFRDISIETRSETSRAPSPEYVALALCQGTPLRGEIEARDAGKLQAATDIVAETIRARHGSGPVEGKIQAVVIEARP, encoded by the coding sequence ATGTCCGCCACTGACAAGGTCTTTGCCGGCTCGATTCCAAAAATCTACGACGAATATCTCGTCCCGCTGATCTTCTCCGTCTATGCCGACGACATCGCAAGACGCATCGCAGCTCTCGCGCCCTCCGTGCTGCTCGAGATTGCCGCTGGCACCGGCGCGCTGACCCGCGCCGTGGCGGCGGCGCTGCCGCGCGGCATCCGTTACGTTGCAACCGACCTCAACGAGCCGATGCTCGCGGTCGCCGCGCAGCGTCAGGCGGAGGACGATCGCATCACCTGGCGCCAGGCGGACGGAATGGCCCTGCCCTTCGGCGACGCCGAATTCGACGCGGTCTGCTGCCAGTTCGGCGCCATGTTCTTTCCGGAGCGCACCAAGGCTTACGCCGAAGTGAGACGCGTCCTGAAGGGCGATGGCACGTTCGTGTTCAACGTCTGGGATCGCATCGAGGACAATGTGCTCACGCATGAAGCAACGGTCGCGCTTGGAAAACTGTTTCCCGACGACCCGCCGCGCTTCATGGTCCGCACGCCGCACGGCTATTACGACAAGACCGTCATCAGAACCGACCTCGAGCGTGCGGGCTTTCGCGACATTTCGATCGAGACGCGATCGGAAACGAGCCGCGCGCCGTCGCCCGAATACGTCGCCCTCGCCCTCTGCCAGGGCACGCCGCTGCGCGGCGAGATCGAGGCAAGGGATGCCGGCAAGCTTCAGGCTGCGACCGACATCGTCGCCGAGACGATCCGGGCGCGTCATGGCTCCGGACCGGTGGAAGGCAAGATTCAGGCTGTGGTGATCGAAGCGCGTCCGTAG